The following proteins are co-located in the Methylomonas sp. 11b genome:
- a CDS encoding CobW family GTP-binding protein — MNANLKRNAAVPVTILTGFLGAGKTTLLNRILSENHGKRIAVIENEFGEAGIDNELLVQADEQIVTMNNGCICCTVRGDLVRILGELSDGRESGELQFERVIIETTGLADPAPVAQTFFIDENIADNYQLDAIITVVDAVHAHQQLEEHHEAQEQVGFADRILLSKTDLQKPEIVLDLETRLRAMNPRAPIKHVHFGQTELHDILDIDGFNLDDILKIEPDFLEDLSHEHEDDISSMIYQTDQPLDAARILAFLNILIRDYGNDLLRYKGILNIAGCEQKVIYQGVHMLMTETFGNPWQADETRESSMVFIGRNLPKEDMLEALTSCRVGL; from the coding sequence ATGAACGCCAACCTCAAACGCAACGCCGCCGTGCCGGTGACCATTCTCACCGGCTTTCTCGGCGCCGGCAAAACCACTTTATTGAACCGAATTCTCAGTGAAAACCACGGCAAACGGATTGCAGTGATCGAAAACGAATTCGGCGAAGCCGGTATCGATAACGAGTTGTTAGTGCAAGCCGACGAACAAATTGTGACCATGAATAATGGCTGTATTTGTTGTACCGTGCGTGGCGACTTGGTGCGTATCCTCGGGGAACTCAGCGACGGTCGAGAATCGGGAGAGCTCCAATTTGAACGGGTCATCATTGAAACCACTGGTTTGGCCGACCCGGCTCCGGTTGCACAAACCTTTTTCATCGACGAAAACATTGCCGACAACTACCAGTTGGACGCCATCATCACCGTGGTTGACGCCGTGCATGCCCATCAACAACTGGAAGAACACCACGAAGCGCAAGAGCAAGTCGGCTTTGCTGATCGCATCCTGCTGTCCAAAACCGACCTTCAGAAACCGGAAATTGTTTTAGACCTGGAAACTCGCCTCCGGGCTATGAACCCCAGAGCACCGATCAAACATGTGCATTTCGGCCAAACCGAACTGCACGATATTCTGGATATTGATGGTTTTAATCTGGATGACATTTTGAAAATCGAACCGGACTTTCTGGAAGACCTCAGCCACGAGCACGAAGACGACATCAGCTCAATGATCTACCAAACCGACCAACCCCTTGATGCTGCGCGGATTCTGGCATTCCTGAACATCCTGATCCGCGACTACGGCAACGACTTACTCCGCTACAAAGGCATTCTTAACATTGCTGGTTGCGAGCAAAAAGTGATTTATCAAGGCGTACATATGCTGATGACCGAGACGTTCGGCAACCCTTGGCAAGCGGATGAAACGCGGGAGTCGAGCATGGTCTTTATCGGTCGCAACTTACCTAAGGAGGATATGTTAGAGGCCTTGACTTCATGTCGGGTAGGCCTTTAG
- a CDS encoding DUF1826 domain-containing protein: MDLTRIYEDGVNFCLIERPLPARIEQFIYQALKQFGALGLSQPVNPTHFNFTNLWPQASQLDGYNTWLEDIELLTSAFCELFGLKQAGLRLRTLQTAMCPRFHVDRVPARMICSYGGIGTEWLPEYALDRRKLGMGSCGLDDAQSGLITDQTAIRQMPAYAVGLMKGEAWEGNEGQGFVHRSPTPTAVQPRRLVLTLDML, from the coding sequence GTGGATTTGACGCGCATCTACGAGGACGGCGTGAACTTTTGCTTAATAGAACGACCGTTGCCAGCCAGGATTGAACAGTTTATCTATCAAGCCTTGAAGCAATTCGGCGCCTTGGGACTCAGTCAGCCGGTCAATCCGACACACTTCAACTTTACAAACCTGTGGCCACAAGCCAGCCAGCTCGATGGCTATAACACATGGCTGGAAGATATCGAACTATTAACGTCGGCGTTCTGCGAACTGTTCGGACTCAAACAAGCCGGCTTGCGCCTGCGAACTTTGCAAACTGCCATGTGTCCCCGCTTTCATGTGGATAGAGTGCCTGCCCGGATGATTTGCAGTTACGGCGGCATCGGCACCGAATGGCTGCCGGAATATGCGCTGGATCGAAGAAAATTGGGAATGGGCAGTTGCGGCCTGGATGATGCGCAGTCCGGCTTGATCACCGACCAAACTGCGATTCGGCAGATGCCCGCCTACGCCGTCGGCTTGATGAAAGGCGAAGCCTGGGAAGGTAACGAAGGCCAGGGTTTTGTGCATCGTTCCCCTACGCCAACGGCGGTGCAGCCGCGGCGCTTGGTACTGACACTGGACATGCTGTGA
- a CDS encoding ZIP family metal transporter — protein MTIAISTIAGAIAACLAVSICSLSSVFALWLKPDVLNRVVPYLVALAVGVLLGDAFIHLIPDAIDRHGSVSDVCLTVLIGVFGFFVLEKLVRWRHDHNVDTTPTGGEVMPLAKMNLIGDAMHNFVDGILIAGSFLADPALGLTTTLAIIAHEIPQELGDVGALLRGGYSPKQAVLYNFYCSLTVLPGAIFTLLLSQLAESSLSLLLPIAAGGFIYIATSDLIPALHEPCNFPCLSGQTAAFGFGIVFMQFIVFFEQFLIAS, from the coding sequence ATGACTATCGCTATCAGTACTATTGCCGGCGCCATTGCGGCCTGTCTCGCCGTCAGCATTTGCTCGTTGTCCAGCGTATTTGCATTATGGCTGAAACCCGACGTCTTGAATCGGGTAGTGCCCTATCTGGTCGCACTAGCAGTCGGAGTACTCTTAGGTGATGCTTTCATTCATTTGATACCCGATGCCATAGACCGCCACGGCAGCGTCAGCGACGTCTGCCTGACGGTGTTGATTGGTGTATTCGGCTTCTTTGTGTTGGAAAAACTGGTGCGCTGGCGGCACGATCATAACGTCGACACCACGCCAACGGGCGGAGAGGTTATGCCATTGGCTAAAATGAATCTGATCGGCGATGCCATGCACAACTTCGTCGACGGCATCTTGATCGCCGGCAGCTTTCTGGCCGATCCGGCCCTGGGATTGACCACCACCTTGGCCATTATTGCCCACGAAATCCCGCAGGAACTCGGGGATGTCGGCGCCCTGCTGCGCGGCGGCTATTCACCCAAACAAGCCGTACTCTACAACTTTTATTGCTCGCTGACCGTTTTGCCGGGAGCGATCTTTACCTTATTACTCAGCCAGTTGGCAGAATCGTCCTTGTCGCTGTTATTACCCATCGCTGCCGGCGGTTTTATTTATATCGCCACCTCCGATCTGATTCCGGCATTACACGAACCTTGCAATTTTCCCTGCCTGAGCGGACAAACCGCCGCTTTTGGTTTCGGAATTGTGTTCATGCAATTCATTGTATTTTTCGAACAGTTCCTGATCGCTAGTTAA
- the zigA gene encoding zinc metallochaperone GTPase ZigA produces MTLRHAPANQLPVTVLSGFLGAGKTTLLNHILNNRENLRIAVIVNDMSEVNIDAAMVKNQVQLNRGQEKLVEMSNGCICCTLREDLLIEVGNLAKEGRFDYLVIESTGIAEPLPIAETFTFRDEAGTSLSDHARLDTLVTVVDAVNFMRNYLEALSLKETGESLGEDDERNVADLLVDQIEFANIILISKIDLIASDEIGNLKALLHSLNPDAEIVPMVMGQVDLHKVLDTGLFDFEKAEQAPGWLKELRGEHTPETEEYGIGSFVYAARRPFHPQRFYDHLHAGEWDNGTLLRSKGFFWLASRPDHAGSWSQAGGVMHHGLAGRWWAAVPRQGWPQDYLPDIQSQWAEPYGDCRQELVFIGQNVDIDKVRRELDECLLTDAELAAGPAVWRHYHDEFPQWFADG; encoded by the coding sequence ATGACTCTTAGACACGCCCCAGCTAATCAACTCCCTGTCACCGTGCTATCCGGCTTCCTCGGTGCGGGTAAAACCACCTTGTTGAACCACATCCTCAACAATCGGGAGAATTTAAGGATAGCCGTGATTGTTAACGACATGAGCGAGGTGAATATCGATGCGGCGATGGTCAAAAACCAAGTACAACTGAATCGTGGCCAGGAAAAACTGGTCGAAATGAGCAATGGGTGCATTTGCTGCACGCTACGCGAGGACTTGCTGATCGAGGTCGGCAATTTGGCCAAGGAAGGCCGTTTCGATTACTTGGTAATCGAATCCACCGGCATTGCCGAGCCGCTGCCGATTGCGGAGACCTTCACGTTTCGCGATGAAGCCGGGACGAGCTTATCCGACCATGCCCGCCTGGATACGCTGGTCACCGTAGTGGACGCGGTCAACTTTATGCGCAATTACCTGGAAGCCTTGAGCTTAAAAGAAACCGGCGAGTCACTGGGCGAAGATGACGAACGTAACGTCGCCGATTTACTGGTCGATCAAATCGAATTTGCCAATATCATTCTGATTTCCAAAATCGATCTGATCGCCAGCGACGAGATCGGCAATCTAAAAGCCTTGTTGCACAGTCTTAACCCCGACGCGGAAATCGTGCCTATGGTGATGGGACAGGTGGATTTGCATAAAGTCCTCGACACCGGATTGTTCGATTTCGAAAAGGCCGAGCAAGCCCCGGGCTGGCTAAAGGAATTACGGGGCGAACATACACCGGAAACCGAAGAATACGGCATAGGCAGCTTCGTTTACGCCGCCCGTCGCCCCTTCCATCCGCAGCGGTTCTATGATCATCTGCACGCCGGCGAATGGGATAACGGCACATTGCTCCGTTCCAAAGGCTTCTTCTGGCTGGCGTCGCGCCCGGATCACGCCGGCAGCTGGTCACAGGCCGGCGGCGTGATGCACCATGGTTTGGCCGGTCGCTGGTGGGCGGCAGTGCCGCGCCAGGGATGGCCGCAAGACTATCTGCCGGATATCCAGTCGCAATGGGCCGAACCCTACGGCGACTGCCGCCAAGAACTGGTATTCATCGGTCAAAATGTCGACATCGACAAAGTGCGCCGCGAGTTGGACGAATGCCTGTTAACTGACGCCGAACTTGCAGCCGGTCCGGCGGTTTGGCGACACTATCATGATGAATTTCCACAATGGTTTGCCGATGGCTAG
- a CDS encoding TonB-dependent receptor produces the protein MKKTAALILMLPSPVLMAEEPAIQAMDEIIVTAPLQDKKSDSAVPVTVLSDDDLRMKTGHSIGDTLKNELGISSQSFGPGVGTPVIRGQAGPRVRVLSNGIGSNDVSAISPDHATSVEPLLAERIEVLRGPATLLYGSGAMGGVVNVIDNRIPGRQFDKLVGAALEQRFDSTSDETSTTMKVEGGKDNIAYHLDGFYRHRNNLDIGGSGIDTAKVAITDPSLEIVDNPKGYLNNTGAEAISGSAGLSWIGAPGFAGVSINNLNNNYAIAPDGTGDETVRIAMRQTKYDFKSELNNPFRFAKSLRTRLGYTDYQHTEIANGEPGAYYTNQSYEGRMELAHQDLGPLRGVVGFQAQASDFNAIEKLTGDSIVPRSDIVSYGVFAVESFDLGAVTYQLGTRVEQTDIRPDGFANLSYTPVSASASAVWKLDNRNSLNLAVTRSSRAPQVQELLSDGYHDATRSYDRGDLGLREETSYNLDLGYRFKTDWLRAEFDLFHNWASDYIFQQRSGEFVDQDGNPCVADCVPLVTSGQHDAIFKGYEAKLIVPMMENHVGLLEMTLFSDYTRGEFLNGSDVPRMPPLRYGLQLDFNREKLSTYLRFTRAESQPHAGDFETSTAGYFLLNVGANYQIKAYKDAKLMIFAKGNNLLDQNIRNSTSYLRNFAPEAGRGAEVGFRVSY, from the coding sequence ATGAAAAAAACCGCTGCCCTGATTTTAATGCTGCCATCGCCGGTTTTGATGGCCGAAGAACCTGCGATACAAGCAATGGACGAAATAATTGTCACAGCACCGCTACAAGACAAAAAGTCGGACAGCGCGGTACCGGTCACCGTGCTGAGCGATGACGATTTACGGATGAAAACCGGCCACAGCATCGGCGATACTTTAAAAAACGAACTGGGCATCAGCAGCCAATCCTTTGGCCCCGGCGTCGGTACCCCGGTTATCCGAGGTCAAGCCGGCCCCAGAGTGCGGGTCTTGAGCAACGGTATCGGCAGCAATGATGTCTCGGCAATCAGCCCGGACCACGCCACCAGCGTGGAACCGCTATTGGCCGAACGAATAGAAGTCCTGCGCGGCCCGGCTACACTACTGTATGGCAGCGGTGCGATGGGCGGCGTGGTTAACGTCATCGACAACCGCATCCCCGGCCGCCAGTTCGACAAACTGGTAGGTGCCGCGCTCGAGCAACGTTTCGATTCCACCTCCGACGAAACCAGTACCACCATGAAAGTCGAAGGCGGCAAGGACAACATCGCGTATCACCTGGACGGCTTTTATCGGCATCGCAACAATCTGGACATCGGCGGCAGCGGCATAGACACCGCCAAAGTGGCCATCACCGATCCCAGCTTGGAGATTGTCGATAACCCCAAAGGCTATCTGAACAACACCGGCGCCGAAGCGATCAGCGGTTCGGCCGGCTTGTCCTGGATCGGCGCGCCTGGCTTCGCCGGGGTATCCATCAATAACCTAAACAACAATTACGCCATCGCTCCTGACGGTACCGGCGACGAAACCGTGCGCATCGCGATGCGGCAAACCAAGTACGATTTTAAGAGCGAACTGAACAATCCATTCCGCTTCGCGAAAAGCCTGCGGACCCGGCTTGGATACACCGATTACCAACACACCGAAATCGCCAACGGCGAACCCGGTGCTTATTACACCAACCAGTCCTACGAAGGCCGCATGGAATTGGCTCACCAGGATCTGGGACCGCTGCGCGGCGTGGTGGGTTTTCAAGCCCAGGCCAGCGACTTTAATGCGATCGAAAAACTCACCGGCGACAGCATCGTGCCACGCTCGGACATTGTCAGTTACGGTGTCTTCGCTGTGGAATCTTTCGACCTTGGCGCGGTGACTTATCAGCTGGGCACCCGCGTCGAACAAACCGATATTCGCCCGGACGGTTTTGCCAATCTCAGCTATACCCCGGTCAGCGCCTCGGCTTCCGCTGTATGGAAACTGGATAATCGCAACAGTTTGAATCTGGCAGTGACTCGCTCCTCGCGTGCCCCGCAGGTCCAGGAACTGTTGTCCGACGGTTACCACGACGCCACCCGCAGTTACGACAGAGGCGACCTGGGTTTGCGAGAAGAAACCTCCTACAACCTGGACTTGGGCTACCGCTTCAAAACCGACTGGTTACGCGCCGAATTCGACTTATTCCACAACTGGGCTAGCGATTATATTTTCCAGCAACGCAGCGGCGAATTCGTCGATCAAGACGGCAATCCTTGCGTAGCGGATTGTGTGCCTTTGGTCACCAGCGGACAACACGACGCTATCTTCAAGGGTTATGAAGCCAAACTGATCGTGCCTATGATGGAAAACCATGTCGGCTTGTTGGAGATGACCCTATTCAGCGATTACACCCGCGGCGAATTTCTCAACGGTAGCGACGTACCGCGCATGCCACCGTTACGCTACGGCCTGCAACTGGATTTCAACCGGGAGAAATTGTCCACTTATCTGCGCTTCACCCGAGCAGAATCTCAGCCCCATGCCGGCGATTTCGAAACCTCCACTGCCGGCTATTTCTTGCTGAATGTAGGCGCCAACTATCAAATCAAGGCCTATAAAGACGCCAAGCTCATGATATTCGCCAAAGGTAATAACCTGCTGGATCAAAACATCCGCAACTCGACATCGTACTTGCGAAATTTTGCCCCGGAAGCAGGACGCGGCGCGGAAGTAGGTTTTAGAGTCAGTTATTAG
- a CDS encoding acetate/propionate family kinase, whose protein sequence is MKILVLNAGSSSVKYSLFEMSDRSVLIAGIIERIGEDAASHSYALANNDRTHDEISCRNHQQALQLLFETLAACGVLKDRRELACIGHRVVHGGEHFREPALIDTQVMQHIAEVIPLAPLHNPANLLGIEEAIRQMGETPQVAVFDTAFHQTLPDYAYRYPLPDHLYAEHGIRRYGFHGTSHRYVAEQAAQYLGKSVSATNLITLHLGNGASVTAIQNGRSIDTSMGMTPLEGLMMGSRCGDIDPAIHFYLSRTLNMSKDAIETLLNKESGCKGICGENDMRAIHRMAEAGDEQAKLALAMYAYRIKKYVGAYFAVLGRVDALVFTGGIGENDAWLREQVCLDMTLFGIAIDQEKNRKPVRPCDSINPANSGVAILVIATNEELEIAIQAQQCLEQPHTLN, encoded by the coding sequence ATGAAAATTCTGGTGCTTAACGCCGGCAGCTCATCGGTCAAATACAGCTTATTCGAGATGTCTGATCGCTCGGTATTGATCGCAGGTATCATCGAACGCATCGGCGAAGATGCCGCTAGCCATAGTTATGCGCTGGCGAATAATGACCGGACACACGACGAAATCAGCTGCCGCAACCATCAACAAGCCTTGCAGTTGCTGTTCGAAACGCTGGCAGCTTGCGGCGTGTTGAAGGACCGTCGGGAGTTGGCCTGCATTGGTCATCGAGTCGTGCATGGCGGCGAACATTTTCGCGAACCGGCGTTAATCGATACGCAAGTCATGCAGCACATTGCCGAGGTGATTCCGCTGGCACCGTTGCATAACCCCGCCAATCTGTTGGGAATCGAAGAAGCCATCCGGCAAATGGGCGAGACGCCACAAGTCGCGGTATTCGATACGGCATTTCATCAAACCCTACCGGATTATGCCTACCGCTATCCCCTTCCCGACCATCTTTATGCGGAACATGGGATAAGACGCTACGGTTTCCACGGCACTTCGCACCGTTATGTTGCCGAGCAAGCTGCGCAGTATCTCGGCAAATCGGTGTCGGCGACCAATCTAATCACGCTGCATCTCGGCAACGGCGCCAGCGTCACAGCGATCCAAAACGGCCGGAGCATCGATACATCGATGGGCATGACACCGCTGGAGGGTTTGATGATGGGCAGCCGCTGCGGCGACATCGATCCGGCAATCCATTTTTATCTGAGCCGCACGCTGAATATGTCCAAAGACGCCATTGAAACCTTGTTAAATAAAGAAAGCGGCTGCAAGGGTATTTGCGGCGAAAACGATATGCGGGCGATACACCGGATGGCCGAAGCCGGCGACGAACAGGCAAAGCTGGCTTTAGCGATGTACGCCTATCGCATTAAAAAATACGTCGGCGCTTATTTTGCGGTGCTGGGCCGAGTCGATGCCTTGGTATTTACCGGCGGCATCGGCGAGAACGATGCCTGGCTGCGCGAACAAGTCTGCCTTGATATGACCCTCTTTGGGATTGCGATAGACCAGGAAAAAAACCGAAAACCGGTGAGACCATGCGACAGCATCAATCCAGCCAACTCCGGAGTGGCGATATTGGTGATTGCCACGAACGAGGAATTGGAAATTGCAATCCAGGCCCAGCAATGTCTGGAACAGCCGCACACCCTAAATTAG
- a CDS encoding DUF2380 domain-containing protein, with the protein MMQKTLLSSLLFCMLSFNSLAQTRIAVLDFELKDLTLAPGVPAELQRTASIKPLLEQELKRAGYVIVAIPDQVQQAANSGVGYLFDHADAAAQLGKQFQADYILVGRLHKPSFLFAYLMGRLVKVADGKLIGDYISESKGPNASLTIKAVESLTTKIDHDLDRQYTPPPPAKLAH; encoded by the coding sequence ATGATGCAAAAAACCCTATTAAGCAGTTTGCTGTTCTGCATGCTGAGCTTTAACTCACTGGCGCAAACCCGCATCGCCGTGCTGGATTTTGAATTGAAAGACCTAACTCTGGCGCCCGGCGTCCCCGCTGAATTGCAAAGAACCGCGTCAATCAAACCGCTGCTGGAGCAAGAGTTAAAGCGCGCCGGCTATGTAATCGTAGCCATACCGGACCAGGTACAGCAAGCCGCCAACAGTGGCGTCGGCTATTTATTCGACCATGCCGATGCCGCCGCGCAACTGGGCAAGCAATTTCAAGCCGATTACATTTTGGTTGGACGGCTACACAAACCCAGCTTTTTATTCGCTTATCTGATGGGGCGCTTGGTCAAGGTAGCCGATGGCAAGTTGATCGGCGACTACATTTCCGAATCCAAGGGCCCCAACGCCAGTCTGACCATCAAAGCCGTGGAAAGCCTGACCACTAAAATCGACCATGATCTGGATCGCCAATATACCCCGCCGCCACCGGCGAAACTTGCCCATTAA
- the pta gene encoding phosphate acetyltransferase: MNPTQSHPQSEPVISQDIYIAGVDEGNGKSLIMLAIIEMLSGYADNIGFFRPIIQGDTDKDDLIQFISHRYQLPTPYEAMYGCTSAEARQFLAAEQYDELLKTILAKYRALKARCDHVLCVGSDYRHGNAIFEFDFNADVANNLGCLMMPVMQGEDLSDEQILNGLASLKHSVHEHDCELLATVIIGVAQNQIASLRHSLNHSSEFPVYVVPAESSLEKPTIGNIAKVIGAKVFCGENATMSREVYHYKVAAMLVPDFLDYVETGDLVITPGDRSDIIMASLMAYNSSNYPQIAGLLLTGHQQPAPQVQKLIDGLGDTPFAVLGVDSDTFTTALQVSQVTARLHSQDDRKIATALGLIESNINMVELRLRLCSKVSHKITPLMFEYDLLQRAKARKQHIVLPEGNEERILRAAEILLLRDVVKITLLGNEAEIRQKIQAMALKMDNVNIIDPIKSDLRPLFAETYYQARKHRCIVYDTAFDLMADPSYFGTLMIHLDYADGMVSGAVHSTQHTIRPAFEIIKTRPGASIVSSVFFMCLEDRVLVYGDCAVIPNPNAAQLADIAINAAETARMFNIEPRVAMLSYSTGESGKGEAVDKVRDAVKIAQSLRPDLLLEGPMQYDAAVDASVAKTKLPDSQVAGRATVLIFPDLNTGNNTYKAVQRSSGAIAVGPILQGLNKPVNDLSRGCTVTDIVNTVVITAIQAQEADKT, encoded by the coding sequence ATGAATCCGACTCAGTCCCATCCGCAAAGCGAACCCGTTATTTCGCAAGACATCTATATTGCCGGCGTCGACGAGGGTAACGGTAAATCCTTGATCATGCTGGCGATCATCGAAATGTTATCCGGCTACGCGGACAATATCGGTTTTTTTCGGCCGATTATTCAAGGCGATACCGACAAAGACGATTTGATTCAATTCATTAGCCACCGCTATCAACTCCCCACCCCATACGAAGCCATGTATGGCTGCACCAGCGCGGAAGCCCGGCAATTTTTGGCCGCCGAACAATACGACGAACTGTTGAAAACGATTCTGGCCAAATACCGGGCCTTGAAGGCCCGTTGCGATCATGTGCTCTGCGTCGGCAGCGACTATCGACACGGCAATGCCATTTTCGAATTCGATTTCAACGCCGATGTAGCCAACAATCTGGGCTGCCTGATGATGCCGGTTATGCAGGGCGAAGATCTTAGCGACGAACAAATTTTAAACGGCTTGGCCAGCCTGAAACATTCCGTACACGAACACGACTGCGAATTGCTGGCCACGGTCATCATCGGTGTCGCGCAAAATCAAATTGCCAGCCTGCGCCACAGCTTAAATCATTCCAGCGAATTCCCGGTGTACGTGGTGCCCGCCGAATCGTCCCTGGAAAAACCCACCATCGGCAACATCGCCAAAGTCATCGGCGCCAAAGTATTTTGCGGTGAAAACGCGACGATGAGCCGCGAGGTGTATCACTACAAAGTCGCGGCGATGTTGGTGCCGGACTTTCTGGATTATGTGGAAACCGGCGATTTGGTGATTACGCCGGGCGACCGCTCGGATATCATCATGGCCAGCCTGATGGCCTACAACTCCAGCAACTATCCGCAGATTGCCGGCTTATTATTAACCGGCCATCAACAACCGGCCCCGCAAGTGCAAAAATTGATCGACGGCCTGGGCGATACGCCGTTCGCAGTGCTCGGTGTCGATTCCGACACCTTCACCACGGCGTTACAAGTCAGTCAGGTCACCGCCCGCCTGCATTCTCAAGATGATCGCAAAATCGCCACTGCACTGGGATTAATCGAAAGCAACATCAATATGGTGGAACTGCGGCTGCGTCTGTGCAGTAAGGTTTCGCATAAAATTACGCCGCTGATGTTCGAGTACGATTTATTGCAGCGCGCTAAAGCCAGGAAGCAACATATCGTGCTACCGGAAGGTAACGAAGAACGCATCCTGCGCGCGGCGGAGATTTTGCTGCTGCGCGATGTGGTGAAAATCACCCTACTGGGTAACGAAGCCGAGATCCGCCAGAAAATTCAGGCCATGGCCTTGAAGATGGACAATGTCAACATCATCGACCCGATTAAATCGGATCTGCGGCCGTTGTTCGCGGAAACCTATTACCAAGCCCGTAAACACCGGTGCATCGTTTACGATACCGCCTTCGACCTAATGGCCGATCCCAGTTATTTCGGGACATTGATGATACATCTCGATTACGCTGACGGCATGGTCTCCGGTGCGGTGCATTCGACGCAACATACCATTCGTCCAGCCTTCGAAATCATCAAAACCAGGCCCGGCGCGTCAATTGTTTCCAGCGTGTTTTTTATGTGCCTGGAAGATCGCGTATTGGTTTACGGCGATTGCGCAGTGATCCCCAATCCCAACGCCGCGCAATTGGCCGACATCGCCATTAACGCCGCCGAAACCGCACGAATGTTCAACATTGAGCCGCGGGTTGCGATGCTGTCCTACTCCACCGGCGAATCCGGCAAAGGCGAGGCGGTGGATAAAGTCAGAGACGCCGTCAAAATCGCCCAAAGTCTGCGTCCGGACCTCCTGCTGGAAGGCCCGATGCAATACGATGCCGCCGTGGACGCCAGCGTCGCTAAAACCAAACTACCCGACAGCCAAGTCGCCGGCCGCGCCACCGTATTAATTTTTCCGGACCTCAATACCGGCAACAACACTTATAAAGCGGTGCAGCGTTCCTCCGGCGCAATCGCCGTCGGCCCTATCCTGCAAGGCTTGAACAAACCAGTCAATGATTTAAGCCGCGGCTGCACAGTAACAGACATCGTCAACACAGTCGTCATCACCGCGATTCAAGCCCAGGAAGCCGACAAAACATGA